The following proteins are co-located in the Paenibacillus sp. FSL H8-0079 genome:
- a CDS encoding GIY-YIG nuclease family protein: MNFIKRIFGIEKTKKQNDNTKKFKGPGDLSLGEQNRSLSNDVSYEISMKNELGLSLYSSHVGVPTGNTATDFYVYEWFIKSTDEVFYVGKGRGNRFKDFHQRAYEAERIRNMYDTENRFIGTGLTEEQALELETQEMVRLLNETNDKLTNRIIPLFTKRGNGYERSLNTPLLSFERAPHQYANEIEEHYFNITSRPFDKVEYDNLKAVVFITRNMRNELNIIYNGNPDKYISETKKLLSTSGNKIIKSQFAKSVTAWIYIGDEGVSSVNLDQEKALERLGIHIPVYHLIDVWKLLKEKWDVVETNSVEEIPIYPIHNRVLLQDIKHLNNWEKGFDEGFSYWEEGEIERKKGRLEKAIELFDIARYNGYNAPALYKSYAMSYRKLKDYDNEIAILSEALVRYPSLELKERREKSLELRQKINKNK; the protein is encoded by the coding sequence ATGAATTTTATTAAACGGATTTTTGGTATAGAAAAAACAAAAAAGCAGAATGATAATACAAAAAAATTCAAAGGTCCGGGTGATTTGTCTTTAGGAGAACAGAATCGTTCACTTTCTAATGATGTATCCTATGAAATATCTATGAAGAATGAGCTGGGATTGTCTTTATACTCATCCCATGTAGGTGTTCCTACTGGGAATACGGCTACAGATTTTTACGTGTATGAATGGTTCATCAAGAGTACAGATGAAGTATTCTATGTGGGTAAGGGGCGCGGTAACCGGTTTAAAGATTTCCACCAGAGAGCATATGAAGCTGAAAGAATTCGTAATATGTATGATACGGAAAATCGATTTATTGGTACGGGATTAACAGAAGAACAAGCATTGGAACTAGAGACACAAGAAATGGTTAGGCTTCTAAACGAAACTAATGATAAATTAACGAATCGTATAATACCGCTGTTTACTAAACGCGGTAATGGATATGAACGTAGTCTTAATACCCCTCTACTGTCATTTGAAAGAGCTCCTCATCAGTATGCAAATGAGATTGAGGAACATTACTTCAACATAACCTCGCGTCCATTCGACAAAGTTGAATATGATAACTTAAAAGCAGTAGTTTTTATTACCCGAAATATGAGGAATGAGCTGAATATCATATATAATGGTAATCCAGACAAATACATAAGTGAAACAAAGAAATTATTATCAACCAGTGGGAATAAAATAATCAAAAGTCAATTTGCAAAGTCGGTCACAGCGTGGATTTATATTGGAGATGAAGGTGTATCCAGTGTTAATTTAGATCAAGAGAAAGCATTAGAAAGGCTCGGGATACATATTCCTGTTTATCATCTTATAGATGTATGGAAGCTTTTAAAAGAAAAATGGGATGTAGTGGAGACAAATTCTGTTGAAGAAATTCCAATATATCCAATCCATAATAGAGTTTTGCTTCAAGATATTAAGCATTTGAATAACTGGGAAAAAGGGTTTGATGAAGGGTTCTCATATTGGGAAGAAGGCGAAATAGAAAGAAAAAAGGGCCGTCTCGAAAAAGCTATTGAACTATTTGATATTGCAAGATATAACGGATACAATGCTCCAGCTTTATATAAATCGTATGCAATGTCCTATCGGAAATTGAAAGACTACGATAATGAGATAGCAATATTAAGTGAGGCCCTCGTACGTTATCCATCGCTAGAATTAAAGGAGCGTCGAGAAAAATCTCTAGAGTTAAGACAAAAAATAAATAAAAATAAATAG